The following proteins are co-located in the Polymorphospora rubra genome:
- a CDS encoding DUF7594 domain-containing protein, which yields MVRRDTLGATGTAVAAIALAVLLGHLGGQVGASPDQRIPVSDDTYTATDVPTTATGDRSELVAGGTGGAARVTYLKFTVGPLRGGREPARVEIRLTSRGTELPGHIELTRVPSNTWRESSVTDRSAPRLGAVVATAAPRPADPGVAFDVTDEVRGPGTYSFAVTVPGGDTLARFAAKEGVRPAEALAQPTLWLSWLGAHGGRAPGVPTAGAPGVPTAGAPGAPAAAAPGGSGAPTPTATPTPSGSPTPSTPSPSATPHPTATPSGDPTVPPTLTPSPTVTPTPTPTVTPTPTPTVTPTGPVGPSATPGPTATGPPGDPDCVVGAKLVPTCGVLWGVAPGAHTGTPVRRRCASSS from the coding sequence GGCAGGTCGGTGCCAGTCCCGACCAGCGCATCCCGGTCAGCGACGACACCTACACCGCGACCGACGTACCCACGACCGCGACCGGCGACCGCTCCGAACTGGTCGCCGGCGGCACCGGCGGGGCGGCGCGGGTCACCTACCTCAAGTTCACCGTCGGCCCGCTGCGCGGCGGTCGCGAACCGGCCCGCGTCGAGATCCGGCTCACCAGCCGGGGCACCGAGCTGCCCGGCCACATCGAGCTGACCCGGGTGCCGAGCAACACCTGGCGGGAGTCGTCGGTCACCGACCGGTCCGCGCCCCGGCTCGGTGCGGTGGTGGCCACCGCGGCGCCGCGGCCCGCCGACCCCGGCGTCGCCTTCGACGTCACCGACGAGGTACGCGGTCCGGGCACGTACTCGTTCGCGGTGACCGTACCCGGCGGCGACACCCTGGCCCGGTTCGCCGCCAAGGAAGGCGTACGGCCGGCCGAGGCGCTGGCGCAGCCCACCCTGTGGCTGTCCTGGCTCGGTGCCCACGGCGGACGCGCGCCGGGCGTGCCGACCGCCGGCGCCCCGGGCGTGCCGACCGCCGGGGCACCGGGTGCGCCGGCCGCCGCGGCACCGGGCGGGTCCGGGGCACCGACCCCGACGGCCACCCCGACCCCGTCCGGCAGCCCGACCCCATCGACACCGAGCCCGTCCGCGACACCGCACCCGACCGCCACGCCCTCCGGCGACCCGACGGTGCCGCCGACGCTGACACCGAGCCCGACGGTGACGCCCACGCCCACCCCGACGGTGACGCCCACGCCCACCCCGACGGTGACGCCGACCGGGCCGGTCGGCCCGTCGGCCACGCCCGGCCCCACCGCCACCGGCCCGCCGGGTGACCCCGACTGCGTGGTCGGCGCGAAACTCGTACCCACCTGTGGCGTGCTGTGGGGCGTCGCACCGGGCGCGCACACCGGCACCCCCGTACGACGGCGCTGCGCGAGTTCGAGCTGA
- a CDS encoding PepSY domain-containing protein translates to MTRKMIIALAVGGVAALAITGTAIGAVASDTGQDRKRTVAAAQTGDAGTGAATDAVSAERAKEIALAEVGGGTVEEVERDRENGRPVWEVEIDQGTIEYEVDVDRQTGEVVKVERDDDDDDDRYDD, encoded by the coding sequence GTGACCCGGAAAATGATCATCGCCCTGGCCGTCGGCGGGGTGGCCGCCCTGGCCATCACCGGTACGGCGATCGGCGCCGTGGCGTCGGACACCGGCCAGGACCGGAAGCGGACCGTCGCGGCCGCGCAGACCGGTGACGCCGGCACCGGCGCGGCCACCGACGCGGTCTCGGCCGAGCGGGCGAAGGAGATCGCGCTCGCCGAGGTCGGCGGCGGCACGGTCGAGGAGGTCGAGCGGGACCGCGAGAACGGCCGTCCGGTCTGGGAGGTCGAGATCGACCAGGGCACCATCGAGTACGAGGTCGACGTCGACCGGCAGACCGGCGAGGTCGTCAAGGTCGAGCGGGACGACGACGATGACGACGACCGGTACGACGACTGA
- a CDS encoding endoglucanase codes for MGRRTGRAHRHPRTTALREFELKTGRPQAIYHAYHRGTEVFPTAEEIAIVRDPRTPRLLFLNWKPQGVSWARIAAGDPATDAYLDRLAAHLRTNFPEQFFFTVHHEPEDDVRPEPGSGYTADDYAAMFRHVVTRLRDAGATGIVATLVHMAYVPWNVQPWFPDLYPGDDVVDWIAWDAYAYSDPGYGHGDFAELMNRRSGQHPSWPGFYNWAAARYPDKPLMLSEWGVWHSDRNPGHKAEFYRSVGNQMRLFPRVKAMVYFDTPRNQQGYDSRVDSSPFALVAYRTLGRQAQFQVDVRPR; via the coding sequence GTGGGGCGTCGCACCGGGCGCGCACACCGGCACCCCCGTACGACGGCGCTGCGCGAGTTCGAGCTGAAGACCGGCCGGCCGCAGGCGATCTACCACGCCTACCACCGGGGCACCGAGGTCTTCCCGACCGCTGAGGAGATCGCCATCGTGCGCGACCCCCGGACCCCGCGCCTGCTCTTCCTGAACTGGAAGCCGCAGGGCGTCTCATGGGCCCGGATCGCGGCCGGCGACCCGGCGACCGACGCCTACCTGGACCGGCTGGCCGCGCACCTGCGGACCAATTTCCCGGAGCAGTTCTTCTTCACCGTGCACCACGAGCCGGAGGACGACGTACGCCCCGAGCCCGGCTCCGGCTACACCGCCGACGACTACGCCGCCATGTTCCGCCACGTCGTCACCCGGCTGCGCGACGCCGGCGCCACCGGCATCGTCGCCACCCTGGTGCACATGGCGTACGTGCCGTGGAACGTCCAGCCGTGGTTTCCCGACCTCTACCCCGGCGATGACGTCGTCGACTGGATCGCCTGGGACGCCTACGCCTACAGCGATCCCGGCTACGGCCACGGCGACTTCGCCGAGCTGATGAACCGGCGGTCGGGCCAGCACCCGTCCTGGCCCGGGTTCTACAACTGGGCGGCGGCCCGCTATCCCGACAAGCCGCTGATGCTCAGCGAGTGGGGGGTCTGGCACTCCGACCGCAACCCCGGCCACAAGGCCGAGTTCTACCGCTCGGTCGGCAACCAGATGCGGCTCTTCCCACGGGTCAAGGCGATGGTCTACTTCGACACCCCGCGCAACCAGCAGGGCTACGACTCACGGGTGGACAGCAGTCCGTTCGCGCTGGTCGCGTACCGGACCCTCGGTCGGCAGGCACAGTTCCAGGTCGACGTCCGTCCCCGGTAG